Within Eggerthella timonensis, the genomic segment ATCTTCTGGATGCCGCGCGCATCGTGGAACTGGGGAGGAATCGCGTATGAGGAGGCTGGGCGAGAGCATCAACGAGCTCGTGACCGTGCTGGCGGCGGGCGACGATGCATCGCGCAAGGCGCAGCGCGCCGCCGCGGTGAACGTGGCGTGGCGCAATGCGGTCGAAGCCGTATACAAGGACGCCGCCGAGATGGTGCTCGACCACGTGAACGCCGTGTACATCATGGCTGCCGACGAGGTGGTGAAGGGCGCGCCGACGAAGGCCTCGCACACGGGAACCGGTGCCCAGCTCGTGGTATATTCCGATGACAGCCTCATCCGATCGGACCTCGACGCGCGTCAGGAATTCCTCAAGATGAAGCTCAAAGAGCAGGGCGAGCATGTGGAGACGTTCAAGATCCTGCCATCGCGCTTCGACATGAAAGCCCGCCACCCTTTCCGCCGTGCGGAATCGAGCGGCGGCGGAGGGCGGCCCCCGCGCCCGACGAGCGACGAGGCCCCGCGAGCGCCTTTGACCCCCGAGGAGCAAGCGGCGCTTGAGGCCAGCGTGGACGCGGTAGAGAGCCCGACGGTGCGGCGAGCCCTCGAGAGGGCGATACGTGCCG encodes:
- a CDS encoding phosphoadenosine phosphosulfate sulfotransferase → MRRLGESINELVTVLAAGDDASRKAQRAAAVNVAWRNAVEAVYKDAAEMVLDHVNAVYIMAADEVVKGAPTKASHTGTGAQLVVYSDDSLIRSDLDARQEFLKMKLKEQGEHVETFKILPSRFDMKARHPFRRAESSGGGGRPPRPTSDEAPRAPLTPEEQAALEASVDAVESPTVRRALERAIRADKHRI